The Thermogemmatispora onikobensis genome window below encodes:
- a CDS encoding PHP domain-containing protein, producing the protein MARRMSNRMTEELRPASLARRLLGRHRQMTAAEASLAGKLGRADLHIHSTYSDGTATIEEILAYVERFSDLDVIAITDHDAIEGSLRARDLWARGHYRFDYIVGEEVSTREGHLLALFIEQRIPPGLSMEESIALIHEQGGLAIVAHPLHRLFRHSCQREVLDRLVGSKSVRLDGIETWNASFCGIYANQVAMRTNRRVYRLPEVGNSDAHTLNAIGRGCTWFEGKTAQDLRRSLQAGTTAPGGKLWQMYDYLQLAQYHFSKRNQRNRRVFAA; encoded by the coding sequence ATGGCTAGACGTATGAGCAACAGGATGACTGAGGAATTACGACCCGCCAGCCTGGCCAGGCGCTTGCTGGGCCGTCATCGACAGATGACAGCCGCCGAGGCCTCTCTGGCCGGCAAGTTGGGCCGGGCTGATCTCCATATTCACAGTACCTACAGCGATGGGACGGCAACTATTGAAGAGATTCTCGCCTACGTCGAGCGCTTTAGCGACCTGGACGTCATCGCCATCACCGATCACGACGCCATTGAAGGCTCGCTACGTGCACGCGACCTGTGGGCCAGAGGCCACTACCGCTTTGACTACATTGTTGGCGAGGAAGTCAGCACACGCGAGGGGCACCTGTTGGCCCTCTTTATCGAGCAGCGCATTCCACCCGGGCTAAGCATGGAAGAGAGCATTGCCCTGATCCATGAGCAAGGTGGCCTGGCCATCGTCGCCCACCCGCTCCACCGGCTCTTCCGCCACAGCTGCCAGCGTGAGGTACTTGACCGTCTGGTCGGCTCAAAGAGTGTGCGCCTCGATGGCATCGAGACCTGGAACGCCAGCTTCTGCGGCATCTACGCCAATCAGGTGGCCATGCGCACCAACCGCCGTGTTTACCGCCTGCCCGAGGTGGGCAACAGCGATGCCCATACGCTCAATGCCATTGGGCGCGGCTGTACCTGGTTTGAGGGGAAGACCGCCCAGGACCTGCGCCGGTCGCTACAGGCCGGAACCACAGCCCCCGGCGGAAAGCTCTGGCAGATGTACGATTATCTGCAACTGGCTCAGTATCACTTTAGCAAGCGAAATCAGCGGAATCGTCGCGTCTTTGCGGCGTGA